The Macadamia integrifolia cultivar HAES 741 chromosome 3, SCU_Mint_v3, whole genome shotgun sequence genome segment CCAACTCCTTGATCACTGCCAGATGTCGAGATAGACCTTGAACCAGAGTAGGAACCAAGCCCAAGGCCAGAACCAGACCCAGAGCCAGACCCAGAAACTGAAACTCCGCCCAACCCAGAACCAGTCCCTGTACCACCTCCCAGCCCTATGCCAGTTCCAAGTCCTACGCCTCCGCCTGAGTCCAAAGCTAAGTCCTTCCTTGCAACTCGGCTTTCAGCTATAAGTGCAAAGGCAGAAACAAGCAAAGCAAGAAGAGCTAGGGACTTGAGGAAAGCCATTATCTTAAGATCTCAAAGCCGTAAACTATAGTTGCTGCTTTGAATGAGGAATAAAATTACTAGTAATGGTTAAgatgaggagaggagaggagtgGAGGTTATCATTATATAGCTGCGTCTGTGTTTGATGAGGAGAGGGGTTGAGAGGTGATGATTTCAACACATGAGCTAGCCACGCTAGTGCGCCACCGGCCACCCTTAGTGGGTGTAGGTGGTGGCATTTTAAGCACCGGAAAGCAATAGGGGATtgggattatttatttatttatttattttctggcTAATTGCTTGGAAACGTGGAATCCATGTTGCGCTCTGGATTACCTCCTGGTCCCACAATTTGCACAAGCATGGGGATAGGAATGAGGGCAAAACTTCCACCTATGGGTCAGACGTGATTTGCAGTGGACAGCTCAATGGTCAGTACATGCATTGAGAATCACCATTAACTTACAAAGTGGAGCGGCTGGAGCCCGGTCCCAAACATAAACAAGGAAACTGTTGACCTCCATTATATAATTCAAGAATTATAGCATTTCACGCAACCAGCCATTTAATGGATTTGGAGGCTTCAGCAAGGAAAGAATGTCAAGGTTATAAACTCTAGATAGAAAGAATGAGACTAAAAGATATAGAAGAATGTGGCTAtatataatgataataataaaaaaaataaaaaaaagatttggttGAAAATAATTAATTCAAAATGGCGTGAAGAACTCAAGGATGGAGGATAACATTATTCCTATATTCATAGATCGAAAATGGGTAAAATTGTTGTACATACCGAAGATAGAGAGTCAGCTAAGCTATTAATGTCCGTGAAATTTACATGAAAATAAGAATCTAAAAGCCAAATATCCAATCAATTAATCGATCTAATGGTGAACCGAGAAACCTTAGAATTAGATCTATCTTGCAGTTAGGCAATCGTGTCCTTCTTGTTGGACTCAACAATTAATTTGTAGAAATTAAATGTTCAGATATTGCTTCTACCATTCCAGAGCGAATCGCTAGTGCTTCACCCATGAGAGGTAATGAGAAAGAGGTCGGTTTAGAAATTACAAGGCATGATTATCCGAAGGAATCACTAACATATATAACCAAGACCACCCTTATCTGAATTGGGAAGTGATAAGGGTAAAAATGCCACTCCCTCGGCTCATCTTTGGCTGAGTCGACCCCTTGGCTCATCCTTGGTCAAGCTGACCCCTTTGGTCATCTTTGGCTGAGCTAACCCCTTGGCGCATCCTTGGCCGAGCCTCAGGTATACGAGTACCTGACCTGGAGGTGCAGGTGTGGTGCATATGCACGTCGGCAGTTGGTTCCTACATTTAAGGAACATGGCCCTTACCTCTGTGGATAGGAGTTCTACTGCCCTTGAAACTCGGAACAACCCTTGCACATGGACCCATGATCCTCCATGTCAGGAAGGAATAATCCACCGAATATTCTTGGAAAATAGGATATCCACAAGGATCTGGAAGCCCTTGCTCCGAACGACTCTGCCCATATGGAAGGGAGGCCCAACGAGAATCCACCTTTGAGCACCTataaataaaaggtaaaatagaaaaggaggaaaaaagcTAAGATTCTATTTGTTGCTGCTGTCTGACTTAATC includes the following:
- the LOC122074213 gene encoding period clock protein-like, which gives rise to MAFLKSLALLALLVSAFALIAESRVARKDLALDSGGGVGLGTGIGLGGGTGTGSGLGGVSVSGSGSGSGSGLGLGSYSGSRSISTSGSDQGVGVGSGSGYGHGSENGN